One genomic segment of Kiritimatiella glycovorans includes these proteins:
- a CDS encoding uroporphyrinogen decarboxylase family protein — protein MDRKERIFRQLADEPVDRVPMLGGWMLGTRNVCELAEIRLEEYRADPLGGALKANRNLLVDGLVPPAVPDPENLDEIRQGEIQEESFADCDADDLYEYAQGIGDTEEEVLSRRAADLEAMEKGIRDSYAMNVERTGDFVLIPNDWGVSANFTLFAIYGYEAFLEAIALYPDEVEKIFWESAVLARRTNYVHLELIEKYDLPRMMFTGHDICNQVGPMCSPVFLRERYWPHSKYALEPFVEAGIRLIHHCDGNVMPIVDDMIAAGYSGFQGFQYECGVDPFELTKRRGPRGERIILMGGLNITRTLPYGDAQDQKNDIDYIMDATDGGKGLFLFTSNVVGPETPPENQRTAYHYLASLNPAEWKPKAPYPWPWEQKER, from the coding sequence ATGGACCGCAAAGAACGCATATTTCGTCAACTGGCCGATGAACCCGTCGACAGGGTCCCGATGCTTGGGGGCTGGATGCTGGGCACGCGCAACGTCTGCGAACTGGCGGAGATCCGTCTCGAGGAATATCGCGCCGACCCGCTTGGCGGCGCGTTGAAGGCCAATCGCAATCTTCTGGTCGACGGACTGGTGCCGCCCGCCGTGCCCGACCCTGAAAATCTCGACGAGATTCGTCAGGGAGAGATCCAGGAGGAGTCCTTCGCCGATTGCGATGCCGACGATCTGTACGAATACGCGCAGGGCATCGGAGACACCGAAGAGGAGGTGCTGTCTCGACGCGCGGCGGATCTCGAGGCGATGGAAAAGGGGATTCGGGACAGTTACGCCATGAACGTGGAACGTACCGGGGACTTTGTGCTGATCCCGAACGACTGGGGGGTCTCGGCCAATTTCACGCTGTTTGCGATCTACGGCTACGAGGCCTTTCTGGAAGCGATCGCGCTCTACCCCGACGAGGTGGAAAAGATCTTCTGGGAATCGGCGGTACTCGCGCGCCGCACCAACTACGTTCACCTCGAGCTGATCGAAAAGTACGACCTCCCGCGCATGATGTTCACCGGTCACGACATCTGTAACCAGGTGGGTCCGATGTGTTCGCCCGTATTCCTGCGCGAACGGTACTGGCCGCATTCAAAGTACGCGCTCGAACCCTTTGTAGAGGCCGGCATCCGGCTGATCCACCACTGCGACGGGAACGTCATGCCGATCGTCGACGACATGATCGCGGCGGGCTACTCGGGATTCCAGGGCTTCCAGTACGAATGCGGCGTCGATCCGTTCGAGCTGACCAAACGACGCGGTCCCCGGGGCGAACGGATTATCCTGATGGGCGGGCTGAACATCACCCGCACCCTCCCCTACGGCGATGCGCAGGATCAGAAGAACGACATCGATTACATCATGGACGCCACCGACGGCGGCAAGGGGCTCTTCCTGTTCACGAGCAACGTCGTCGGCCCCGAGACGCCGCCCGAAAATCAACGCACGGCCTACCACTACCTGGCCTCGCTCAATCCCGCCGAATGGAAGCCGAAAGCCCCGTATCCCTGGCCGTGGGAACAGAAAGAACGGTAG
- a CDS encoding AraC family transcriptional regulator has translation MNILNHIEHFRADDCVYNKHGTLGPRIQTGLELFYIYRGSARVEIDGVERRVGAGRVTLLTPGHVEWFRFSEREPTHHGYGVIGGGSVPERMASEPEALGRVYSMTPRIREVTEWAKTLERDETPSGRALQCELVRVLFMEFFRIAGYPERPEPLPPEPFRRARSFVDDHYAEEIDLERIAAAAGVTPAHTIRLFRRFQHETPIRYLWRVRTSHGARMLVETGLSIAEIAYRCGFRAPYHFARLIRKRTGVTPREYRARQWRIAE, from the coding sequence ATGAACATATTGAATCATATAGAGCATTTCAGGGCGGATGATTGCGTCTATAATAAACATGGCACCTTGGGTCCGCGTATTCAGACGGGGTTGGAGCTGTTTTACATTTACCGCGGTTCGGCACGGGTGGAGATCGACGGCGTGGAGCGTCGGGTGGGGGCGGGGCGGGTCACGCTGCTGACGCCGGGTCATGTGGAGTGGTTTCGTTTTTCGGAGCGTGAGCCGACGCATCACGGGTATGGGGTGATCGGGGGCGGGTCGGTGCCCGAGCGTATGGCGTCCGAGCCGGAGGCCCTGGGTCGCGTGTATTCGATGACGCCGCGTATACGCGAGGTGACCGAGTGGGCGAAGACGCTGGAGCGGGATGAAACGCCGTCCGGACGTGCTCTGCAGTGTGAATTGGTGCGGGTGCTGTTCATGGAGTTCTTCCGTATCGCGGGTTACCCGGAGCGTCCGGAACCGCTCCCGCCGGAGCCGTTTCGCCGGGCACGATCCTTCGTTGACGACCACTATGCGGAGGAGATCGATCTGGAACGGATTGCCGCGGCGGCCGGCGTGACCCCCGCCCATACCATCCGTCTCTTCCGCCGTTTTCAGCACGAGACGCCGATCCGCTATCTGTGGCGCGTGCGTACCTCGCACGGCGCGCGCATGCTGGTCGAGACGGGACTGAGCATCGCCGAAATCGCCTATCGCTGCGGCTTTCGTGCGCCCTACCATTTCGCGCGGCTCATCCGGAAACGCACCGGCGTCACGCCGCGCGAGTACCGGGCCAGGCAGTGGCGCATTGCGGAGTGA
- a CDS encoding type II secretion system protein, whose protein sequence is MKISENRRGFTLIEMLVTVAIIAVLLSILVPATNRARISAVRAASRGNLRELHRLMLEYAEDHGGRTVRKDQWDVGNWILELYRQGYFQYTENGALENWNTRDKNEMLFSPLGVMAHKDSFNPPGTHKTFAMNYNCQGVNIISIATPAETVMFCPSKWVESLGTWTAVSMGKNALFNNPDCFNPPWPAAQDDPAATMDYIAVDGHVGTIARRDIPENTNERFWLPR, encoded by the coding sequence ATGAAGATCTCTGAAAACAGAAGAGGATTCACGCTCATCGAGATGCTGGTGACGGTCGCGATTATAGCCGTCCTGCTGTCTATCCTGGTCCCGGCTACAAACCGGGCTCGTATTTCGGCGGTGCGCGCAGCCTCGCGGGGGAACCTCCGCGAACTGCACCGGCTCATGCTCGAATACGCGGAGGATCACGGCGGCCGCACCGTGCGAAAAGACCAGTGGGATGTGGGCAACTGGATACTGGAACTTTATCGGCAGGGATATTTCCAGTATACGGAAAATGGCGCGCTGGAGAACTGGAATACACGCGACAAGAACGAGATGCTTTTTTCGCCTCTGGGCGTGATGGCCCATAAGGATTCGTTCAACCCTCCCGGTACGCACAAGACCTTTGCCATGAATTACAACTGCCAGGGAGTCAACATCATCAGCATCGCCACACCCGCGGAGACGGTCATGTTCTGTCCCTCCAAGTGGGTGGAATCGCTGGGGACCTGGACGGCGGTGTCGATGGGCAAAAACGCGCTGTTCAATAATCCGGACTGCTTCAACCCACCCTGGCCGGCGGCACAGGACGATCCGGCCGCGACCATGGATTACATCGCAGTGGACGGGCATGTGGGCACGATCGCGCGCAGGGACATTCCGGAGAACACGAATGAACGGTTCTGGTTGCCGCGATAG
- a CDS encoding InlB B-repeat-containing protein, with protein sequence MAKSPTTQFRKPGAGPIAVLIAALCIPGALGEIDVTAPPYNAVPDDGRDDAPAFQAAFEDAVAAGAAVIRIPPGAYDLFSRVELYASTADLQIRGAGIGVTRLRSHNPEGILKMVFAQRSPIIAMRDFSFFAPRREAGVGIELYCPPGGNKQHHTFTARNIEFRSEDIAHDYYRGAFRLTGFWRPVFHSVVFGGPYGPPQEEEFMAHIGVELIDCPAPSFRHSYFWDLKTGVRLVGTSCRELEFLNSVAVECRNGIVFVPGDRHHSGARFSCSHINCEDSGIVLRNHYGFTIENCLMYHKHTGYNPEYIDIRLEDCFDGTIARTIFHQGNNFTRQMISGDANCRDIVLAGNIYNADGIPLEVRSGAHLLAVDSVDPPGTSNPGVTQRGAAQLRAWAIGDGTIDQSPDGTEFPAGTVVSLTAVPATGRRFLYWETPGGYSNDTTQINRTLDDDLTIFAVFEVDENRFTGWRDRWLPEYTNLNARMDDADADGHVNFAEYALGSDPSRAEKIPDARLHFARDDGALNLRLRRARERKDVRYGLQVSSDFSDWISPGQAASIEPIDDEHEWAIWGADTNNRVRLFRARITPTE encoded by the coding sequence GTGGCCAAATCGCCGACAACCCAATTCCGGAAACCCGGCGCGGGGCCGATCGCCGTGCTGATCGCCGCGTTGTGTATTCCCGGCGCCCTCGGGGAGATCGACGTCACCGCCCCACCCTACAACGCGGTGCCGGACGACGGACGGGACGACGCGCCCGCGTTCCAGGCGGCTTTCGAAGATGCGGTGGCGGCGGGAGCCGCGGTCATCCGGATTCCGCCCGGGGCATACGACCTCTTCTCGCGCGTCGAACTCTACGCCTCGACCGCTGACCTGCAGATCCGCGGCGCGGGGATCGGCGTGACACGGCTCCGCTCGCACAATCCCGAAGGCATTCTGAAGATGGTCTTCGCGCAGCGTTCGCCGATCATCGCGATGCGAGATTTCAGCTTTTTCGCCCCGCGGCGTGAAGCGGGGGTCGGTATTGAGCTGTACTGTCCGCCGGGCGGCAATAAACAACATCACACCTTTACCGCCCGAAACATCGAATTTCGTTCCGAGGACATCGCGCACGATTACTACAGGGGCGCGTTCCGCCTGACCGGCTTCTGGCGCCCGGTCTTTCACAGCGTGGTCTTCGGCGGCCCCTACGGCCCGCCGCAGGAGGAAGAGTTCATGGCGCACATCGGAGTTGAACTCATCGACTGCCCCGCCCCCTCGTTCCGGCACAGCTACTTCTGGGACCTCAAAACGGGGGTGCGACTGGTGGGCACCTCCTGCCGTGAGCTGGAGTTCCTCAACAGCGTCGCCGTCGAATGCCGCAACGGAATCGTATTCGTACCCGGCGACCGCCACCACTCCGGCGCGCGATTCAGCTGCAGCCACATCAACTGCGAGGACAGCGGCATCGTGCTTCGCAACCACTACGGGTTCACGATCGAAAACTGCCTGATGTATCACAAACACACCGGGTACAATCCCGAGTACATCGACATCCGGCTCGAGGATTGTTTCGACGGGACGATCGCACGCACCATCTTTCATCAGGGCAACAATTTTACCCGGCAGATGATCAGCGGCGACGCAAACTGCCGCGACATCGTCCTGGCCGGCAACATCTATAACGCCGACGGCATCCCGCTTGAAGTTCGCTCAGGCGCGCACCTCCTGGCCGTCGACAGCGTCGATCCGCCCGGCACCTCCAACCCCGGCGTGACGCAGCGCGGAGCTGCACAGCTCCGCGCATGGGCGATCGGCGACGGAACGATCGATCAATCCCCGGACGGGACCGAGTTTCCCGCCGGGACGGTGGTATCGCTGACCGCCGTACCCGCTACGGGCCGCCGGTTTCTCTACTGGGAGACCCCCGGCGGCTACAGCAACGACACGACGCAGATCAACCGCACCCTCGATGACGACCTCACCATCTTCGCCGTGTTCGAGGTGGACGAAAACCGGTTCACCGGATGGCGCGACCGGTGGCTGCCGGAATACACGAACCTGAACGCGCGCATGGACGACGCCGATGCGGATGGACACGTCAATTTCGCCGAATACGCCCTCGGCTCAGATCCCTCCCGCGCGGAGAAGATCCCCGACGCGCGGCTGCACTTCGCACGCGACGACGGAGCGTTAAATCTGCGGCTGCGCCGAGCGCGCGAACGGAAAGACGTGCGTTACGGGCTTCAGGTCTCGAGCGACTTCAGCGACTGGATCTCGCCGGGGCAGGCGGCGAGCATTGAACCGATCGACGACGAACACGAATGGGCGATCTGGGGCGCCGACACGAACAACCGCGTGAGGCTGTTCCGCGCCAGGATTACGCCGACGGAATGA
- a CDS encoding InlB B-repeat-containing protein produces MSVDVREYGATPDDGRDDAPAFRAALQDVLDAGGGAVQIGPGRYDFFSRVDMQADSANLSIRGSGHGVTGLYSHNPRGVFRLTFTERTSQLTFTDLSFFADRREAGQGIELFSPPGGNKQRHTLIVRNVEFRAVEFHHDYFNGGLKATGLWRPVFHNVIFGAAFGPTQEKPYAGTCGIELIDCPGPTFRHCYMWVLQTGYRLIGTSGREPSFIRSFAVGCRTGILIDPLDRVHTGVRIQSCHINCRDSGILMRRIRGFCLQNNLMYHAHEDVNPEYLDIRLEACGRGVIARNIFHQPNNTTRIMISGDGDCYQLHLAANLFNAEGVPAEIQQGASRIEIVDNYAPSDGTNPSVVERTPYQLRAWTVGDGVIDATPDQDLFTAGSMVDLEATPDAGRTFLYWELAQGQIDTNRTLALTMNGDRTLFAHFDIDEDRYDGWRRRMMPGATHLTERMEDYDGDGYVNLAEYAFASDPRLATDIPEDRLRAARSGTTPRIRLRRARGIKDLSYQLLHSSDLITWAPLEAALTLDPVDEDYEWAVWSPAPGEAAAFYRVEVTSDDP; encoded by the coding sequence ATGAGTGTAGACGTACGTGAATACGGCGCCACGCCGGACGACGGACGGGACGACGCCCCCGCGTTCCGCGCCGCGCTGCAGGACGTCCTCGATGCCGGCGGAGGGGCCGTACAAATCGGACCGGGGCGCTACGATTTCTTTTCGCGCGTGGACATGCAGGCGGACTCGGCGAACCTCTCCATCCGCGGGTCGGGCCACGGCGTGACCGGTCTCTACTCGCATAACCCGCGCGGTGTCTTCCGCCTTACGTTCACCGAGCGCACCTCGCAACTGACCTTCACCGATCTCTCCTTCTTCGCCGACCGGCGCGAGGCAGGACAGGGAATCGAACTCTTCTCTCCGCCCGGCGGCAATAAACAGCGCCACACCCTCATTGTCCGCAACGTTGAGTTTCGCGCGGTCGAATTCCATCACGACTACTTCAACGGCGGGCTCAAGGCCACCGGGCTCTGGCGCCCCGTCTTCCACAACGTCATCTTCGGGGCCGCCTTCGGGCCGACCCAGGAGAAACCCTATGCGGGTACGTGCGGCATCGAACTGATCGACTGTCCCGGCCCCACGTTCCGCCACTGTTACATGTGGGTGCTGCAGACCGGCTATCGGCTCATCGGGACCTCCGGGCGCGAACCCTCGTTTATCCGTTCCTTCGCCGTGGGGTGCCGGACCGGCATCCTGATCGATCCCCTCGACCGCGTGCACACCGGGGTCCGCATCCAGTCCTGCCACATCAATTGCCGCGATAGCGGCATCCTGATGCGACGGATCCGGGGCTTCTGCCTCCAGAACAACCTCATGTACCATGCCCACGAGGACGTCAATCCCGAGTACCTGGACATCCGGCTCGAGGCCTGCGGACGGGGCGTGATCGCCCGCAACATTTTCCACCAGCCGAACAATACGACACGCATCATGATCAGCGGAGACGGGGACTGCTACCAACTGCACCTGGCGGCCAATCTCTTTAACGCCGAGGGCGTACCGGCCGAAATTCAGCAGGGAGCCTCGCGAATTGAAATCGTCGATAATTACGCTCCCTCCGATGGCACCAATCCCTCCGTCGTCGAGCGGACCCCATATCAACTTCGCGCATGGACGGTCGGCGACGGCGTCATCGACGCCACCCCGGACCAGGATCTGTTTACGGCGGGTTCGATGGTAGATCTCGAAGCCACACCCGATGCGGGCCGGACCTTTCTCTACTGGGAACTGGCGCAGGGGCAGATCGATACCAACCGGACACTGGCGTTGACGATGAACGGAGACCGAACGCTCTTCGCTCATTTCGATATCGACGAGGACCGCTATGACGGATGGCGGCGCAGGATGATGCCGGGCGCCACCCATCTCACGGAACGCATGGAGGATTATGACGGCGACGGGTACGTGAACCTGGCGGAATACGCCTTTGCCAGTGACCCGCGCCTTGCAACAGACATCCCGGAAGACCGTCTCCGCGCAGCCCGCTCGGGGACGACGCCCCGGATTCGTCTGCGCAGGGCGCGCGGGATCAAGGATCTCTCCTATCAACTCCTCCACTCGAGCGACCTCATCACATGGGCGCCCCTCGAGGCTGCGCTGACGCTCGACCCCGTCGACGAGGATTACGAGTGGGCCGTCTGGTCCCCGGCCCCCGGCGAAGCCGCAGCCTTCTACCGCGTGGAGGTGACCTCTGATGACCCTTGA
- a CDS encoding right-handed parallel beta-helix repeat-containing protein, producing the protein MPHPHVQRSPGRARGACRRARIAAAVLTALLLSTAGVRALEIDVTAPPYNAVPDDGLDDAPAFQRALEQAATAERAAIRIPAGAYHLSTPATIAVGEVNISILGEGIGVSTLYATSTGGVFRITNGSRRSQYTLRDFTLFADLPGAGTAIEITAPPGGARQNRAVLAESVEIRGVDPSEDYFDIGLSVDGCWRPLLQHVTVSGPFGPGVSTNVSDSSPRFAAMAGIVIDNCYAPSLQDCQVFSAKIGVSFDSRDENGAPEDGSLLGCTIQGCRTGLYVYDRGNEPQLVADSCDFHCRDAGIQLVGRKFFQINNCTFNNLTTDDTWPYVDILLDGVFGGIISDNVFGSPVNPARTMIRLQNTSRDLLIMDNIFAAPESRALDTTAGSSGIRITDNLFE; encoded by the coding sequence GTGCCCCATCCGCATGTACAGCGTTCCCCGGGACGCGCTCGCGGCGCGTGTCGAAGAGCGCGTATCGCAGCGGCGGTCCTCACGGCTCTGCTCCTGTCGACGGCCGGTGTCCGGGCGCTTGAGATCGACGTCACCGCCCCACCCTACAACGCGGTGCCGGACGACGGGCTGGACGACGCCCCGGCGTTTCAACGGGCGCTCGAACAAGCCGCGACGGCGGAACGGGCCGCAATCCGCATCCCCGCCGGCGCATACCACCTCTCCACCCCCGCCACGATCGCGGTCGGAGAGGTCAACATCTCCATCCTCGGCGAGGGAATCGGAGTGTCGACGCTCTACGCCACCTCGACGGGCGGGGTGTTCAGGATCACGAACGGGAGCCGGCGTTCACAGTATACGCTGCGCGACTTCACACTCTTCGCCGACCTTCCCGGGGCGGGCACGGCCATCGAAATCACCGCCCCGCCGGGAGGCGCACGTCAGAACCGCGCGGTGCTGGCCGAATCCGTGGAGATCCGCGGCGTCGACCCCTCGGAGGATTACTTCGATATCGGGCTGAGTGTCGACGGATGCTGGCGTCCGCTGCTGCAGCATGTCACGGTCTCCGGGCCCTTCGGCCCCGGAGTGAGCACGAATGTATCGGACTCCTCGCCCCGGTTCGCCGCCATGGCCGGGATCGTCATCGACAACTGCTACGCGCCCAGCCTTCAGGACTGCCAGGTCTTCTCGGCGAAGATCGGGGTCTCGTTCGACAGCCGGGATGAAAACGGAGCACCGGAGGACGGATCCCTGCTCGGCTGTACGATCCAGGGCTGCCGGACCGGACTCTACGTTTACGATCGAGGAAACGAGCCGCAGCTGGTTGCAGATTCCTGCGACTTCCACTGCCGCGATGCGGGGATCCAACTCGTGGGCCGGAAGTTTTTTCAGATCAACAACTGTACCTTCAACAACCTCACCACGGACGACACCTGGCCCTACGTCGACATCCTCCTCGACGGGGTGTTCGGAGGCATCATCTCCGATAACGTGTTCGGCAGCCCCGTCAATCCCGCGCGGACGATGATCCGGCTGCAAAACACCTCCCGGGATCTGCTGATCATGGACAACATCTTTGCCGCCCCCGAATCCCGGGCGCTCGACACTACAGCCGGAAGTTCCGGCATCCGCATTACCGACAACCTGTTTGAATAA
- a CDS encoding sulfatase, giving the protein MERRSFLTGTSAGAIAAFGMSGLTRGAPGGRPNIIFLMTDDQRKDTLGCYGNAAVKTPHLDAMAAEGTAFENAFVVTSICVASRATVLTGQYMRTHGIRDFIEPFTEDQVDATYPAILRRHGYYTGFIGKWGVGATHPEHLKSPAGRFDFWRGVVGQGKYYPDPRQPEKHMTEIMGDDAVEFVEQASGQDKPFCLSVSFKACHGPWDGYDRRLDHLYDPEDMPVPELFSAEAFDAQPKFLQDSIAGEQGSIAREWGWGRNPTLEHHHRHMKQYFTLVSGVDRQVGRLRQRLSELGLADNTILIYTSDQGHFEYEYGFHGKWFMYEPSIRIPLLVFDPRSPENLRGQRREEMVLNVDYAQTILSLAGVEAPATMQGRDLTPLVRGRHPAWRKDWFYEHTYEPAPGDIPKSVGVRTERWKYVRFVSVDPVCEQLFDLAEDPLEMNNLAEDPAQKGRLEALRARCDQYRREIPDRHPVYAEYPEFVVVNTAQKQHEQSIDFAQHPHIGQTFRAETGRLHAIEFQTPAWGRPYGVADLVVELFHNGRKLGEQTIPARRLGNQFRQRVIFDAEVPKHARLFVRMHPTKKLPKQTLALWAFHDDPYRFGTAYTGDNPQNYDMEMRFVFRR; this is encoded by the coding sequence ATGGAACGAAGATCTTTTCTTACAGGGACATCCGCCGGTGCGATTGCAGCCTTCGGCATGAGCGGTCTTACCCGCGGTGCCCCGGGCGGGCGGCCGAACATCATCTTTCTGATGACGGACGACCAGCGCAAGGACACGCTGGGGTGTTACGGAAACGCCGCAGTGAAGACCCCGCATCTGGATGCGATGGCGGCGGAGGGCACGGCGTTCGAGAACGCGTTCGTGGTTACGTCCATCTGTGTGGCCAGCCGCGCGACGGTCCTGACCGGCCAGTACATGCGCACGCACGGCATCCGCGATTTCATCGAACCGTTCACGGAGGATCAGGTTGACGCGACGTACCCGGCCATTCTGCGCCGACACGGTTACTACACGGGATTCATCGGCAAGTGGGGCGTGGGCGCGACGCATCCGGAACATCTGAAAAGTCCCGCGGGCCGGTTCGACTTCTGGCGCGGTGTGGTCGGACAGGGCAAGTACTATCCCGATCCCCGGCAGCCCGAAAAACACATGACCGAAATCATGGGCGACGACGCGGTCGAGTTTGTCGAACAGGCGTCCGGGCAGGACAAGCCGTTCTGCCTCTCCGTCAGTTTCAAGGCGTGCCACGGTCCCTGGGACGGCTACGACCGCAGGCTCGATCATCTGTATGACCCCGAAGACATGCCGGTGCCCGAACTCTTCAGCGCGGAGGCGTTCGACGCGCAGCCGAAGTTCCTGCAGGATTCGATCGCCGGCGAACAGGGGTCCATCGCCCGCGAATGGGGCTGGGGCCGCAACCCGACCCTCGAACACCATCACCGCCACATGAAGCAGTACTTCACGCTGGTGAGCGGCGTGGACCGGCAGGTCGGGCGACTGCGACAGCGGCTGAGCGAACTGGGGCTGGCTGACAATACGATCCTGATCTACACCAGCGACCAGGGCCACTTCGAATACGAGTACGGATTCCACGGGAAATGGTTTATGTACGAACCCTCGATTCGTATTCCGCTGCTCGTCTTCGATCCCCGCAGTCCGGAAAATCTTCGGGGTCAGCGCCGGGAGGAGATGGTGCTCAATGTCGACTATGCTCAGACCATCCTGTCGCTCGCAGGCGTGGAAGCGCCCGCGACCATGCAGGGGCGCGACCTCACGCCCCTGGTGCGCGGCCGCCACCCGGCCTGGCGGAAGGACTGGTTCTATGAACACACCTACGAGCCGGCGCCGGGCGATATTCCAAAGAGCGTGGGCGTGCGGACCGAACGCTGGAAGTACGTGCGTTTCGTCAGTGTCGACCCCGTCTGTGAACAGCTCTTCGACCTCGCGGAAGATCCCCTCGAGATGAACAACCTCGCGGAGGATCCCGCACAAAAGGGGCGACTGGAGGCTCTGCGCGCACGCTGCGACCAGTACCGGCGCGAGATTCCGGACCGCCACCCGGTCTACGCCGAATACCCGGAATTTGTCGTCGTCAACACCGCGCAGAAGCAGCACGAACAGTCGATCGACTTCGCGCAGCACCCTCACATCGGCCAGACCTTCCGCGCCGAGACGGGACGGCTGCACGCGATCGAATTTCAGACGCCCGCCTGGGGACGGCCCTACGGCGTGGCGGACCTGGTGGTCGAACTCTTCCACAACGGCCGCAAGCTGGGCGAACAGACCATCCCCGCCCGGCGCCTGGGCAACCAGTTCCGGCAGCGCGTCATCTTCGACGCGGAAGTCCCGAAGCATGCGCGTCTCTTCGTGCGCATGCATCCGACGAAGAAACTGCCGAAACAGACCCTGGCCCTGTGGGCGTTCCACGACGACCCGTACCGCTTCGGGACCGCCTATACCGGCGACAACCCTCAAAACTACGACATGGAAATGAGGTTCGTGTTCCGGAGGTAG